The genomic segment AGTAGATTGTAGGCAAAATAGATACTGGGGATTACCAGAGCGAGGGTAATGATGGTAATACTTTGTGTAATTCGCTTCTCACGCTGTTGATCCACATAGTGCTTCTTGGGGTAGCGCAGATACTTGACGATGATAAAAGTGGCGATACAAATAAATACACAGTTGATGATGTATAGGAATAACGCACCAGCAAAATAACTGAATTTGCCGATGGCCAGTCCGTAGCCTGCTGTACACAATGGCGGCATCAAGGCTGTCGCAATCGCCACGCCCGGAATTGGGTTGCCCTTGTCGACCCGCGTGATCGCAATCACACCCACAAGACCACCAAAAAGTGCGATCATGACGTCATAGATGTTGGGTGAGGTACGGGCTAGCAGTTCAGACTGGGCTTCCTTGAAGGGGCTTAACAAAAAGTAAATAAATGATACCACCAGGCTGATCAGGGTGGCGATCAGCAGATTTTTAATGGACTTTTTCAATAGGGGGAAATCGAAGGTACCTAGCGCAAATCCGGCGCCGACAATTGGTCCCATCAAGGGGGATATCAGCATGGCTCCGATAATGACAGCGGTAGAATTGACATTCAGACCCACGGAAGCAACTACAATGGCACAGGCCAGAATCCACGCATTGGCACCGCGAAAGGAAATGTTGCTCACGACATTTTCCAATACCGTTTCCTTTTTGTCTTCGCCCTCATGTAAATTAAAAAATCGGAGTAGTTTATTCATATACTTTTCTTTGCTTAAGCGAATATAATCAACAAAATTTATTTTCTGGGACGAAAATT from the Sphingobacterium thalpophilum genome contains:
- a CDS encoding TIGR00341 family protein → MNKLLRFFNLHEGEDKKETVLENVVSNISFRGANAWILACAIVVASVGLNVNSTAVIIGAMLISPLMGPIVGAGFALGTFDFPLLKKSIKNLLIATLISLVVSFIYFLLSPFKEAQSELLARTSPNIYDVMIALFGGLVGVIAITRVDKGNPIPGVAIATALMPPLCTAGYGLAIGKFSYFAGALFLYIINCVFICIATFIIVKYLRYPKKHYVDQQREKRITQSITIITLALVIPSIYFAYNLLQEKKYSNKVKQFVQQELSNKGYTVIYEKLQQNSKPKKLELAFLSKKFSQQEIKSLEQAMKSFGIDNTALVIHQDSLDLKSSILSEIDKRNAAVSEKDLTIRALNNELARYQIANPELDRDIAVLFPELNSYSIGMQQHYAKKDSLANRVAFIYSAATPLVQAQQEKLQKWLTNHFPKDSVEIIRR